From candidate division TA06 bacterium B3_TA06, a single genomic window includes:
- a CDS encoding gliding-motility protein MglA, whose translation MAFINLATKEISVKIVYYGPGLGGKTTTLRGICGKLDENTKGKMISIDTEMDRTLFFDFLPVNLDRVRGFQVRLHLYTVPGQVFYNASRRIILSGVDGLIFVADSQRERREDNTNSLQNLKNNLATLNLKLSNIPYVMQYNKRDLPNLMTVAEMEELLNPDRVPYFESVATQGSGISETLKEIAKRVILQVFKTPRGIEIQAPRR comes from the coding sequence GTGGCTTTCATAAACTTGGCTACAAAAGAGATCAGCGTAAAGATCGTATACTACGGTCCTGGATTAGGTGGTAAGACCACCACCCTCAGAGGGATCTGCGGAAAACTCGATGAGAATACCAAGGGGAAGATGATTAGTATCGATACAGAGATGGACAGAACCCTGTTCTTCGACTTCCTGCCTGTAAATCTGGATCGAGTGCGGGGCTTTCAGGTACGCCTCCATCTCTACACGGTTCCAGGCCAGGTTTTCTATAACGCCTCGAGGCGGATCATCCTTAGTGGTGTCGACGGCCTGATCTTCGTGGCCGATTCACAAAGGGAGCGGCGTGAGGACAATACCAACAGCCTACAGAATCTTAAGAACAACCTTGCAACCCTTAACCTCAAACTCTCCAACATCCCATATGTCATGCAGTACAACAAGCGCGACCTGCCCAACCTGATGACCGTTGCTGAGATGGAAGAACTCCTGAATCCGGATAGGGTGCCCTACTTCGAGTCGGTCGCCACCCAGGGGAGCGGCATATCCGAGACCCTGAAGGAGATCGCCAAGAGGGTCATCCTGCAAGTTTTCAAAACGCCTCGAGGGATAGAGATTCAAGCCCCCAGAAGGTAG
- a CDS encoding gliding-motility protein MglA: MTLINYATREINFKIVYYGPGLGGKTTNLRWIYGELDQNTKGKMITLATEMDRTLFFDFLPVDLGRVRGFQTRLRLYTVPGQVFYNATRRIILRGADGLIFVADSQRERREDNLDSLRNLKDNLATFNLRLSDTPYVMQYNKRDLPNIMTVAEMEMLINPQRVPYFESVATQGIGIFETLKEIAKTVIRKF, translated from the coding sequence ATGACTCTGATAAACTATGCAACCAGAGAGATCAACTTCAAGATCGTATACTACGGGCCGGGCCTGGGCGGTAAGACCACCAACCTAAGATGGATCTACGGAGAACTCGATCAGAATACCAAGGGGAAGATGATCACCCTTGCTACAGAGATGGACAGAACCCTGTTCTTCGACTTCCTGCCGGTAGATCTGGGTCGAGTGCGCGGCTTCCAGACGCGACTTCGTCTCTACACGGTTCCAGGTCAGGTCTTCTACAACGCCACGCGGAGGATCATCCTTAGGGGTGCCGACGGCCTGATCTTCGTGGCCGACTCGCAGCGGGAGCGGCGTGAGGATAACCTCGACAGCCTGCGGAATCTGAAGGATAACCTTGCTACCTTCAACCTCAGGCTCTCCGACACACCATACGTGATGCAGTACAACAAACGTGATCTGCCGAACATAATGACCGTTGCCGAGATGGAGATGCTCATAAATCCTCAGAGGGTGCCTTACTTCGAGTCGGTTGCCACCCAGGGCATCGGCATATTCGAGACCCTGAAGGAGATCGCCAAGACGGTCATCCGCAAGTTCTAG
- a CDS encoding dynein regulation protein LC7: protein MLIDRIKLFESGFQAIKENIEKLLQQSDAKAVLLVDRDGNLITNAGETEKIDLESFATLAAADFAATSQLAELIGEQQFLTLYHQGERDHLYFQALAQNIIIAVIFDQRTTLGLVRVRVKHAAQTLSKILEDIFGGQEQLAPEEEARIEDISKDIEDELDRLFG, encoded by the coding sequence ATGCTTATAGATCGCATCAAGCTGTTCGAGTCAGGTTTCCAGGCGATCAAGGAGAACATCGAGAAGCTCCTGCAGCAGTCTGACGCCAAGGCGGTTCTTCTGGTGGATCGCGACGGGAACCTGATTACGAACGCTGGCGAGACCGAGAAGATAGATCTCGAGTCGTTTGCGACCCTGGCTGCGGCTGACTTTGCTGCCACGTCCCAACTCGCAGAGCTCATCGGCGAGCAGCAGTTCCTCACCCTCTACCACCAGGGCGAACGCGATCACCTCTACTTCCAGGCCCTTGCACAGAACATCATCATCGCTGTAATCTTCGATCAACGCACCACCCTGGGGCTTGTCCGCGTGCGGGTCAAGCACGCCGCACAGACCCTTTCAAAGATACTTGAGGATATCTTCGGCGGCCAAGAACAGCTCGCGCCGGAGGAGGAGGCAAGGATCGAGGATATCTCAAAGGATATCGAAGACGAACTCGACCGTTTGTTTGGCTAG
- a CDS encoding gliding-motility protein MglA → MALINYATKEINLKIVYDGPALGGKTDNLRWIYNRLDADAKGKMITLDTEMDKTLFFDFLPVDLGRVRGFQMRFHLYTVPIHVSLTASRRIILRGADGLIFVADSQRERREDNVESVKNLKEDLATPNLKLSDVPYVMQYNKRDLPNLMTVAEMEELLNPDRVPYFEAVATQGIGVFDTLKEIAKMVIRKL, encoded by the coding sequence ATGGCTCTCATAAACTACGCTACAAAAGAGATCAACCTAAAGATCGTATACGACGGGCCGGCACTCGGTGGCAAGACTGACAATCTTCGTTGGATCTACAATAGGCTGGACGCAGATGCAAAAGGAAAGATGATCACCTTAGATACTGAGATGGACAAAACCTTGTTCTTCGACTTCCTGCCTGTAGATCTGGGTCGAGTGCGGGGCTTCCAGATGCGCTTCCATCTCTACACGGTTCCCATCCATGTTTCCCTCACCGCTTCTCGGAGAATCATCCTTAGGGGTGCCGACGGCCTAATCTTCGTGGCCGATTCACAAAGGGAGCGGCGTGAGGATAACGTGGAGAGTGTGAAAAACCTCAAGGAGGACCTTGCAACCCCCAACCTGAAGCTTTCAGACGTCCCATACGTCATGCAGTACAACAAGCGCGACCTCCCCAATCTTATGACAGTCGCCGAGATGGAGGAACTTCTGAACCCGGATAGGGTGCCCTACTTCGAGGCGGTTGCCACCCAGGGAATCGGTGTATTCGACACCCTGAAGGAGATCGCCAAGATGGTAATCCGTAAGTTATGA
- the fabD gene encoding [acyl-carrier-protein] S-malonyltransferase, which produces MAKAFLFPGQGSQYVGMGADLYETNESLRSIYHSADQVSGLEITKTMFEGPEEALRKTQITQPALYVHSLAVYRLVTDKGLIADVFAGHSLGEFSALAAAGVFSVEDGMKFVAKRGALMAQAKEGSMAAIIGLSDDAVISICSEIENIWPANFNSPGQVVISGAPEGIKKAIEKAKEASAKRALPLAVSGAFHTPFMQRAASEFRAFLDQFEFKKPKGKVIPNVTGEVTNDPGQIKEFLAKQLTSPVLWAKTMQTLTALGVRELYELGSGKVLCGLAKRGMSDVTCIWVGTVEEINGLFNS; this is translated from the coding sequence ATGGCCAAAGCGTTTCTTTTCCCGGGACAGGGCTCACAATACGTGGGGATGGGTGCCGATCTATACGAGACTAACGAATCACTGAGATCGATATATCACTCAGCAGACCAAGTAAGCGGTCTGGAGATCACAAAAACCATGTTCGAGGGTCCTGAGGAGGCGCTCAGAAAGACCCAGATCACCCAGCCTGCGCTTTATGTGCATTCGCTTGCAGTTTATCGGCTGGTTACAGATAAGGGATTAATCGCGGACGTCTTTGCAGGCCACAGCCTTGGCGAGTTTTCAGCACTTGCTGCGGCAGGGGTGTTTTCGGTGGAAGACGGGATGAAGTTTGTTGCAAAGCGCGGTGCGCTTATGGCCCAAGCCAAAGAGGGCAGTATGGCTGCGATCATAGGGCTATCCGACGATGCAGTTATCTCCATCTGCAGTGAGATAGAGAACATCTGGCCCGCCAACTTCAACTCCCCTGGTCAGGTGGTGATCTCCGGTGCGCCCGAGGGTATCAAGAAAGCGATCGAGAAGGCCAAGGAGGCGAGTGCCAAGCGTGCATTGCCCTTGGCAGTATCCGGTGCGTTCCACACCCCGTTCATGCAGCGAGCGGCCTCCGAGTTCCGCGCCTTTCTTGATCAGTTCGAATTCAAGAAGCCCAAGGGTAAGGTTATACCCAACGTGACAGGCGAGGTAACCAACGATCCTGGCCAGATCAAGGAATTCTTGGCGAAACAGCTTACCTCGCCCGTGCTCTGGGCCAAGACCATGCAGACTTTGACCGCTTTGGGTGTTAGAGAACTCTACGAGCTTGGCTCTGGCAAGGTGCTCTGCGGTCTGGCCAAGAGGGGTATGAGTGATGTAACATGCATCTGGGTCGGCACGGTTGAGGAGATCAACGGGCTATTTAACTCCTAA
- a CDS encoding ferredoxin, with product MSMKFDKPMTWQELPAGCLIDERATSLHFKTGDWRSMRPLWDAEKCIHCLFCWITCPDTAITVQDGKMTGIDYDYCKGCGICAVICPPKASAIDMVREEK from the coding sequence ATGAGCATGAAGTTTGATAAACCGATGACCTGGCAGGAGCTGCCCGCGGGCTGCCTCATAGACGAACGGGCAACCTCCCTTCACTTCAAGACCGGTGATTGGCGCAGTATGCGTCCTTTATGGGATGCGGAAAAGTGTATACATTGTCTTTTCTGCTGGATCACCTGCCCAGATACGGCAATCACAGTTCAAGACGGCAAGATGACAGGGATAGACTACGACTACTGCAAGGGCTGCGGTATCTGCGCTGTGATATGCCCGCCCAAGGCATCGGCTATCGATATGGTGCGGGAGGAGAAATGA
- a CDS encoding pyruvate ferredoxin oxidoreductase (catalyzes the formation of acetyl-CoA from pyruvate and coenzyme A), giving the protein MASLKELSKRTEGLVGGHRACAGCAASTAIRQILLAAGDKPTVTGICTGCMEVVTTIFPYTAWNVNLVHNAFENSAATVSGMEAAYRALKRKGKIDAEIQFIAFGGDGGTYDIGLQSLSGAIERRHKMLYVCYDNEAYMNTGYQRSSATPYCAHTTTSPAGTKIPGKPQKRKDLTEIIIAHDPAYAAQATPGYYMDLIRKVEKALAADGPSFINVLSPCVPGWGYPLNQTMNISKLAVETLFWPIYEWQDGKYKINMKPREPKPLVDFLKLQARFRHLLKPGNEHLLEELQAEVNRRWEVLLRKEQATNG; this is encoded by the coding sequence ATGGCTAGCCTAAAAGAACTCTCTAAGCGCACGGAAGGTCTGGTAGGCGGGCATCGCGCCTGTGCAGGCTGCGCGGCTTCAACCGCCATACGTCAGATACTCTTGGCCGCAGGCGACAAACCAACGGTGACAGGCATCTGTACCGGATGCATGGAGGTGGTTACCACCATCTTTCCCTACACCGCGTGGAACGTCAACCTGGTGCACAACGCTTTCGAGAACTCGGCTGCGACCGTATCGGGTATGGAAGCGGCCTATCGAGCCCTGAAGCGCAAGGGCAAGATAGATGCCGAGATCCAATTCATCGCCTTCGGCGGTGATGGCGGCACATACGACATCGGTCTGCAGTCTCTCTCAGGAGCGATTGAACGTCGCCACAAGATGCTTTACGTATGCTACGACAACGAAGCCTACATGAACACCGGTTACCAGCGTTCGTCAGCTACCCCCTACTGCGCGCACACCACCACCTCTCCTGCCGGAACCAAGATACCGGGCAAGCCACAGAAGCGAAAGGACCTGACCGAGATCATCATCGCTCACGATCCTGCCTACGCTGCACAGGCAACACCCGGCTACTACATGGATCTCATCCGCAAGGTGGAGAAGGCACTTGCCGCTGACGGCCCCTCGTTCATCAACGTCCTCTCGCCCTGCGTTCCCGGCTGGGGCTACCCCCTAAACCAAACCATGAACATCTCCAAGCTTGCTGTAGAAACCCTGTTCTGGCCGATCTACGAGTGGCAGGACGGAAAATACAAGATCAACATGAAGCCGCGTGAGCCTAAGCCCTTGGTTGATTTCCTAAAGCTACAGGCACGCTTCCGGCATCTACTCAAGCCGGGTAACGAGCATCTTTTGGAGGAACTTCAGGCCGAGGTCAATCGTCGGTGGGAAGTCCTGTTGCGCAAAGAGCAGGCAACGAACGGATAA
- the porA gene encoding pyruvate ferredoxin oxidoreductase: MKTIAKTGNEAMAYAMKQINPDVVAAYPITPATEIVQIFSNYVADGEVDTEFVAVESEHSALSACVGASIAGGRVMTSTSSQGLALMHEILYIAAGNRLPIVIALVNRSLSAPINIHCDHSDTMGSREAGWMQLYCANSQEAYDSLIIALKVAEQTAVPAIVSTDAFIISHAMERLEVLEDEEVQRFIGEYKPRFSALDLENPKTFGPLDLQDYFFEHKRAQIDDFSKVLGTYNKVAQEYAELSGRYYPALEEYKTDDADVAIFTAGSTADTAKEVVDGLREQGRKVGLVRMRMWRPLPVEEIKAALGKFKAVAVMDRSDTMADFGGPVFLETRGILYDAKKKPLLTDYVYGLGGRNIDISDILRVYDEIEQVAKQGKIDKLITYLGVRGEE, from the coding sequence ATGAAGACAATAGCCAAGACCGGTAACGAGGCCATGGCCTATGCCATGAAGCAGATCAATCCGGACGTGGTAGCAGCGTACCCCATCACACCGGCGACCGAGATCGTGCAGATCTTTTCCAACTACGTGGCCGACGGCGAGGTGGATACCGAGTTCGTTGCCGTGGAAAGTGAGCACTCCGCACTTTCGGCTTGCGTGGGCGCCTCTATTGCAGGCGGCAGGGTTATGACATCAACCTCTTCCCAGGGGTTAGCATTAATGCATGAGATCCTCTATATCGCTGCAGGCAACCGTCTGCCGATCGTTATCGCATTAGTGAACCGTTCACTTTCCGCCCCAATCAACATCCACTGCGACCACTCGGACACCATGGGTTCCAGAGAGGCTGGCTGGATGCAGCTTTACTGCGCCAACTCCCAGGAGGCATACGATTCGTTAATAATCGCTCTGAAAGTAGCGGAGCAAACGGCTGTTCCTGCAATCGTCTCCACCGATGCGTTCATCATCTCCCACGCCATGGAGCGGTTGGAGGTCCTCGAAGACGAAGAGGTTCAGCGCTTCATCGGTGAATACAAACCTCGCTTCTCCGCACTGGACCTTGAGAATCCCAAAACCTTCGGACCACTTGATCTGCAGGACTACTTCTTCGAGCACAAGCGCGCCCAGATCGATGACTTCAGCAAGGTACTCGGAACCTATAACAAGGTAGCCCAGGAGTATGCCGAGCTTTCCGGGCGCTACTACCCTGCTTTGGAAGAGTACAAGACCGACGATGCCGACGTTGCGATCTTTACCGCTGGCTCCACCGCGGATACCGCCAAGGAGGTGGTGGATGGGCTGCGTGAGCAGGGCCGCAAGGTGGGCCTTGTTCGCATGAGGATGTGGCGTCCGCTGCCCGTTGAGGAGATAAAGGCCGCACTTGGTAAGTTCAAGGCGGTGGCGGTGATGGATCGCTCCGACACCATGGCAGATTTCGGCGGCCCGGTCTTCCTTGAGACCCGCGGTATTCTCTACGACGCAAAGAAAAAACCCCTTCTCACAGACTACGTATACGGTCTGGGTGGACGCAATATAGATATCTCCGACATCCTACGGGTCTACGACGAGATCGAGCAAGTAGCAAAGCAAGGTAAGATAGATAAGTTAATCACATACCTCGGCGTTCGCGGGGAGGAATGA
- the def gene encoding peptide deformylase — MSIKTYGEAILRKKVEPVTSFDGELAHIAAQMKKTMQEVNGVGLSANQVGFDKALFIVKLSDETYAFVNPELTPLSNETNKTEEGCLSIPGVWVDVERYLKVRLSAKNLEGETIELELEGHLARVIQHEVDHLAGVLIIDRIGPDERRRIADQLEEIKNKAS, encoded by the coding sequence ATGAGCATCAAGACTTACGGAGAGGCAATACTTCGCAAGAAGGTCGAGCCGGTGACCTCTTTCGATGGAGAGCTTGCCCACATCGCAGCGCAGATGAAGAAGACGATGCAAGAGGTCAACGGTGTCGGTCTGTCGGCAAACCAGGTTGGTTTCGATAAGGCTCTGTTTATTGTGAAGTTGAGTGATGAGACGTACGCATTCGTAAACCCTGAGCTTACCCCCCTATCAAACGAGACCAATAAGACAGAGGAGGGATGTCTCTCCATCCCCGGGGTGTGGGTTGATGTCGAGCGCTACCTTAAGGTGCGTCTTAGCGCCAAGAACCTTGAGGGCGAAACCATAGAGCTGGAGCTTGAAGGACACCTAGCACGGGTGATACAGCACGAGGTGGATCACCTTGCAGGGGTGTTGATCATTGATCGGATCGGGCCGGACGAGCGGCGTCGCATCGCCGATCAGTTGGAAGAGATCAAGAACAAAGCGTCATAA
- a CDS encoding gliding-motility protein MglA yields MALINYATKEINLKIVYYGPGLGGKTDNLRWIYDRLDADAKGKTITLDTEMDKTLFFDFLPVDLGRVRGFQMRFHLYTVPTHVALTASRRIILEGADGIIFVADSQRERREDNLDSLENLKENLATFNLRLPDVPYVMQYNKRDLPNIMTVAEMEELLNPDKVPYFEAVADQGIGVFETLKEIARMIIRAF; encoded by the coding sequence ATGGCTCTCATAAACTACGCTACAAAAGAGATCAATCTAAAGATCGTATACTACGGGCCGGGACTCGGCGGGAAGACCGACAATCTTCGTTGGATCTACGATAGGCTGGACGCGGATGCAAAAGGAAAGACGATCACTTTAGATACTGAGATGGACAAAACCTTGTTCTTCGACTTCCTGCCTGTAGATCTGGGTCGAGTGCGGGGCTTCCAGATGCGCTTCCATCTCTACACGGTTCCCACCCATGTTGCCCTCACCGCTTCTCGGAGAATCATCCTGGAAGGTGCGGACGGCATCATATTCGTTGCTGACTCACAACGTGAGCGGCGTGAGGACAACCTGGACAGTCTCGAGAACCTGAAGGAGAACCTTGCTACCTTCAACCTCAGGCTTCCCGATGTCCCATACGTGATGCAGTACAACAAGCGCGACCTGCCGAATATCATGACCGTAGCTGAGATGGAAGAACTCCTGAACCCGGATAAGGTGCCGTACTTCGAGGCGGTTGCCGACCAGGGAATCGGCGTATTCGAGACCCTTAAGGAGATCGCCAGGATGATAATCCGTGCGTTTTAA